The Lusitaniella coriacea LEGE 07157 sequence AAATCAATCAAACTAACGCTAACGCCATTGAGTTAGGGATACTCGATGTTAGCGATTTTCCCCTGGCGGGGCGGTACTTTTGGCAGCAACTTCAGGTTTTTGAACCCGCAAGTTTCATTCAATTCGGCAGCAAACAGGGAGATTTTATCGGTGCCGAACGTCTTAAAAATGGAGCCTTTGCCATTGAGATCAAAAACGCACAAACCGCACCCGATAAATATTCCTACGCCGCCGATCCTCAAGGAAACATCACAACAGAACGGCTGGGATTCAAACAAAATTACGATCCGCGCGATCGCCCTTGGTACAAAGCCGCTCAGAAAGCCCAACAGCCCACCTGGAGCGAAATTTATCAATTTTCTACCGATACCGCCGTTCGCCTGGGAATCACTGCCGTACAGCCCTTCTACGATGAGGAGGGAACATTTCAAGGCATCCTCGGCACGGATATCGTTCTCTCCCAACTGGGGGATTTTCTCAAAACCATTGAAATTGGCGAATCCGGACATATTTTTATTGTCGAACGCGATGAATTTTTGGTCGCCACCTCCAAACTCTCTCAACCCTTTCTCCTCGATGAGGGGAAAGCCCAGCGAATTAAGGCAACCGATAGTGACGATCCTTCGATTCGCTCGACAGTGGAGCAGGTTCAGGAGCGTTTTGGTCGGTTGAGCGCGATCGATCGCCCGCAAAAATTCTCCTTCGAGTTAGCCAGAGAGCGACAGTTTGTGCAAATTTTCCCCTTATCGGAAGGTCGAGGGATTGATTGGTTGATTGCGATCGTCGTTCCCGAAGATAATTTTATGGAACGGGTGAATACCAATACCCGCACCACAATTCTGCTCTGTCTTGCCGCCGCACTGCTGGCAATTTTGGTGAGTTTGGTGACGGCGCGTTGGATTACCAAACCCATTCTCCGCCTCAATGATGCAGCGAAGGATATTGCCAAAGGGGAATGGGATAAAACGGTGACCCTCAAACGCAAAGATGAATTGGGACAGCTTGCCAGGGCGTTTAATGGCATGGCGAGTCAATTAAGGGAATCTTTTAACACTCTAGAGGAGCGCGTAGAGGAGCGCACGTTTGAATTGGCTCGAGAAAAAGAGAAGGCAGAGGTTGCCAATCAAGCGAAAAGTACGTTCCTGGCGAATATGAGTCACGAGTTGCGTTCCCCTTTGAATGCGATTCTCGGTTTTACGCAAATTTTGCTCCGCAGTCCTAATCTGAATCCTCAAGAGCAGGAAAATGTCAGTATTATTCTGCGCAGTGGCGAACACCTGCTGACTTTGATCAATCAAGTCCTGGATTTATCGAAAATTGAGGCGGGACGCATCGCACTGAATGAAAAAAGTGTCGATCTTTACCGCTTGCTCGACGATCTCGAAGATATGTTTCAGTTACGGGCAGAGGAGAAACAATTAACACTAGATTTTGAGCGAGACGCACGGGTTCCTCGCTATATCCGAACGGATGAGGTGAAGTTGCGTCAAGTGTTAATTAATTTGCTCAATAATGCGGTGAAGTTTACAAATGCGGGCGGGGTGATGTTGCGCGTTGCTCTTTCTGGGGAGTCTTTTGAGGAAATTCAAAGCGAGCAGCCTCCCGTTCCCCCCAATCTAGAGGAGACGGAGAAACAAGACGGGGGGAAAACGGTTAATTTGCACTTTGAAGTTGAAGATACGGGGATGGGGATTGCGTCAGAGGAACTCGATTGCCTTTTTGAAGCGTTCGTGCAAACCCAAGCGGGGAAAGATTCCCAGGAAGGAACGGGTTTGGGGTTGCCGATCAGTCGTAAATTTGTCAGATTGATGGGAGGGGAGATTGATGTCCGCTCGCAATTGGAGCGCGGGACGATGTTTTTGTTTAGTATTCGTGCGGGGGTGACAGATGCACGGGCTTTAGAAGAACGAGGGAAGATCGGTCGTCGCGCGATCGCGCTCGAACCCAATCAACCACGCTACCGCATCCTGCTCGTGGACGATCGCGCGACCAATCGCCAACTTCTGGTTCGATTGCTCAATCCCTTCGGTTTTGAACTCCAAGAAGCAGAAAATGGCAAAAACGCGATCGCGATTTGGGAGCGCTGGAAGCCCCACTTAATCTTTATGGATATGCGAATGCCCGTCATGGACGGTTACGAAGCGACCCAACGGATTAAAGTGACCACACAGGGGAATGCTACCGCGATTGTCGCGCTGACTGCCAGCGTCTTAGAAGAAGAGAAAGCGATTATTCTCTCTGCGGGATGCGACGATTTCATGCGCAAGCCGTTTCGGGAAAATGATATTTTTGCCGTCATGAGCAAACATATTGGGGTGCGTTATGTATATGAGGATTTAGCGCCGCAAGAGACAACAGCGAACGGGGAAGAACTCGACGCGATCTCGCCGGAAAAAATTTCCCGACTTCCTTTTGAATGGGCGAACAATCTAGAAAGTGCGCTCCGACAAGGAGACTTGGAGTTAATTGCCACCCTCGTCGAGCAAATTCGCACCGAACATCCTCAATTTGCCAAAATCGTTACTCATTACGCCGAGCAGTTTGAGTTCGACAAAATTTTGGATTTACTTGCTGAAAGTCACCAAGAAAGAAATTATGAATCAGACACCCTCTGAAAGCGATCGACCCAGTATTTTGGTGGTAGACGATACCCCGGAAAATTTGCGCCTGCTGGTCAATTTATTAACGCAGAAAGGCTATAAAGTCCGCGCCGTTCCCAGTGGAAAATTAGCACTTTCAGGAATTGAGCTATCTCGCCCGGATCTGATTTTGCTCGATATTATGATGCCGGAAATGAATGGGTATGAAGTGTGCGAAACGCTCAAAGCCAACGATAGTACGAAAAATATTCCGGTGATTTTTATCAGTGCCATGAGCGAAGTTCTCGATAAAATCCAAGCTTTTGAGGTGGGAGGGGTAGACTACGTAACCAAGCCCTTTCAGGCAGAAGAAGTCTTAGCGCGCGTCGAGTTACACCTGGACAATCGCAATTTGCAAAAAAACCTAGAAGCGAGAAATCAAGACTTAGCCAAAGCCCTCGAACAACTCACAGCAACCCAAAATTACCTGATTCAATCGGAAAAAATGGCAGCCCTCGGACAATTGGTAGCGGGAATTGCCCACGAAATTAATACGCCCTTGGGCGCAATTCGTGCCTCCTCTAGCAACATCGTTCGCGCTTTAGAGGAGTCTTTGGGGGAGTTTCCCAAACTGTTTGGCAGACTTTCTGAGGAACAACAAGATGTGTTTGTGAGCTTAGTGGACGAAGCGCGATCGCGCCAAAAAAATTACGGAACCGTCCCTCCCTTAGAAACTCGCACCCGCAAGCGTGCCTTAACCCGCCAGTTGCAAAAATACGATATTGAGGAAGCGCGCTATATTGCCGATACGCTCATGGATATGGGGATTGAAGGAGAAGTCGAACCGTTCCTCAGCCTACTTCAATGCCCCGATGCGGAAGAGATCGTGCAACTGGCATACAATTTCCTCAGCCTGCAACTCAATAATAAAAATATTACGATTGCTGTTGAGAATGCCTCAAAAGTCGTTTTTGCTCTGAAACGCTACGCCCACTACGATCACACTGGAGACAAACAAGTTGTTGATATTCCTGAAAGTTTAGATACCGTTCTGGAGTTATACCACAATCAGCTCAAGCAGGGGGTGGCAGTCCGGCGAGATTATCGCCCCTTACCCACTTTGTGGGGTTATCCCGACGAGTTAAACCAAGTTTGGACAAATTTGGTACAAAACGCCTTACACGCAATGAAAGGTAAAGGAACCTTGGAAATTTGTGTGGATTGCTGCGATAGTAACATTGCGATCGAATTTACCGATTCCGGGAGTGGGATTCCTCCAGATATTCAAACGCGAATTTTCGATCCCTTCTTTACCACCAAATCTGCTGGAGAAGGCAGTGGCTTGGGGTTAGACATTGCTAAGAAAATTGTTGAGAAGCATAAAGGGGAGATCGCAGTGAATAGTATTCCGGGGCAAACCACCTTTAAAATCCTGCTTCCTGTTGAAGAGAAACCGCGCGATCGCGGAAAATAGTGAATTCAAGTCTTGTTTGCAATCCTCCCCCCTATTGTCATGCCTAAATCGATCATTCTGTGTGTTGACGACGAACCCATTGTTCTCACCAGCTTGAAAGAGCAACTCAAGCGGCGATTCGGTCGCCAATATATGTATGAAACCGCCCAAAATCCGGTAGAAGCCTTACAAATTATCGAAGAGTTAATCGAAGACGAAATTGAAGTTTCTCTGGTGATTGCCGATTGGTTAATGCCCGATATGAAAGGGGATGAGTTTTTGATTCAAGTTCATGAGAAATGTCCTAAAACTGTCACTATCATGCTCACCGGACAAGCAGATACCGATGCTGTCGAGCGCGCTAAACTAAAAGCTAACTTACACCGATGTTTGAGCAAACCTTGGACGGAGGATGAATTAGTCGCCGTCGTTCTTTCTGGATTGGAGTAGGAGATGCATGAGTAAACGGGCAATCCTTTGTGTCGATGACGAACGAGTTGTTTTAAACAGTTTAAAAGAACAACTCAAGCGTCACTTTGGCAAGCAATATACTATTGAATTGGCGAGTAGCGGTCAAGAAGCCCTCTTGATTCTTGAAGAACTCCAAGAAGAGCAGATCGAAATTCCCCTAGTGATTTCTGATGAAATCATGCCCGATATGAAGGGCGATGAATTGCTGATTCGCCTCCATGCAAAAGCCCCGAAAATGTTGAAAATCATGCTCACGGGGCAGGCGAGTGCGGATGCAGTGGGAAATGCCGTTAACAATGCTAATTTATATCGCTACATCACCAAGCCTTGGGATGAAACCGATCTCCTATTGACCGTCACAGAAGCATTAGAGCGCTACACACTCGATCGCGTAATCGCCGAACAAAACCAAACCCTACATAAATTAAACGCTTCCCTAGAACGGAAAGTTGCCGAACGAACCGCTCAATTGCAACAGGCAATGAAGGTTGCAGAAGCGGCAAACGTGGCAAAAAGTAGATTTATCGCCAATATGAGCCACGAATTGCGCACGCCCCTCAACGCAATTATTGGTTTTAGCCACATCCTGATTCACGACTTATCTCTAACCCCAAAACATAGAGACTATCTGGGTATTATTAATCGCAGTGGCGAACATTTATTAGGTTTAATTAACGATATTCTTTCGATTTCTCGGATCGAAGCGGGTCAAGCCATTTTACACGAAGTTTGTTTCGATCTCTACCGCCTGCTCGATTCGATTTATGAAATGCTACAACTCAAAGCAAAAGATAAGGGTTTGACCTTCGATTTCCAGTGTCTCCCGGATGTTCCGCAGTACATTCAAACCGACGAAGGAAAGTTGCGCCAAATCTTGATTAATCTTTTGAGTAACGCCATTAAATTCACCGAAAAAGGTCGCGTTCGCCTGCAAGTCTCCACCGCCATTATCGGTTCGCAATTGCCTTCAGAAAAGCCAAAAAACGATCGCGCCCAAAACTTTCAACCCATTCATTCCATCACCTTTGAGGTAGAAGATACCGGAATTGGCATCGCCGCCCAGGAAATAGAGATGCTGTTCGACCCCTTCGTGCAAACGGTGACAGGGAGCAAAGCCATGCAAGGAACGGGTTTAGGCTTGGCAATCAGTCGCGAATTCGTGCGGTTGTTGGGGGGGGATATTTGCGTGAATAGCCAAGTTGAGTGCGGTTCGACCTTTAGTTTTGAAATTCGCGCGATCGCGTCCAACCCAGCTTCTGTGCGTCCGCCCGTCCCCTACAAAAAAGTTGTTGGGTTAGCCCCCAATCAAGAACGCTATCGCATTTTAATCGTTGAAGATGTTTTGGAGAATCGCCAGCTTTTGGTTCAACTCCTCAAACCCCTGGGATTTGAAGTGCAAGAAGCAGAAAATGGCAAAGACGCGATCGCGAAATGGCAAACCTGGCAGCCTCAACTCATTTTGATGGATATGCATATGCCCCTCATAGACGGCTATGAAGCCACAAAACAAATTAAAAGCAAAATCGCTCAATCCCAAGAACCCACTCCCCCAACCGCAATTGTTGCCCTCACCGCAAGCGTCTTTGCCGAAGAACAAGCCGCAATTTTCGCCTCCGGTTGCGATGATTTTCTCGCCAAACCCCTACAAGAAAAATTACTGTGGGAAAAATTAGCCCATCATTTAGGCGTGCGCTTCCTCTATCAAGAAGAATCGTCGTCTTCTGCCCAATCCGACCTTCAAAATCAGCAACACTCCAACTTAACGCTACAAGACCTCAAAACCATGCCTTCAGAATGGATTGCCCAACTCCACTTAGCCGCAATGGCAGTCAACGATCGCGCGATTTCTCAACTTATCCAAGAAATTCCCGAAACAGAAAGCACTTTGGCGAACGCACTCAGGGATCTCGTTCATGATTTTCGCTTGGATACCATTCTTGAAGTAACGCAATCTGCCGTTGATTAGCACCCTCAGCATCTATTTCCATTACAATCAAACTGATTTGCCCTATCCTCCTTTCAATTGACTCTGTGAAGCGAAAAAAATTCTCGATCGAAACCCTAAAAACTAATCCGATGGTTCGTTGGTGGGCCATTGGACTTTTTTTCACAGGAGCAAATATTCCCCTCCTCGGAGTAATGAAAGATGTACTCCACATCCCTTGGTTAATTGCAACCTTAATCTCAACAGAAATCGTCACGCTGTTGCGTTTTCCCCTCAACGATCGTTGGGTATTCGGCTATCCCCGTCCCACCTGGAAGCGCCTCTGGCAATATCACGTTGCTAACATCAGCAGTACGGTCATTTGGGTGAGTGCGGCGAACCTGTTTCCTTTGTTAGGGATTCCTCACCTGATTGGTGCGGTTTTAGCGACAGGAGTTTCTGTGGGGTGGAGTATGATGACCAATTTTCTGTGGGTTTGGCGCAAAAAAGGAACGCAGCAAGCCTCTTCCCCGAAATCGCCAAAAACCCGCGAACTCCTTCCCAAAGAATAAACTCAAAAAACGTGACCCAAATCCTGTCAAATCACGGACAAAAAGCTAGGATCGAGGGAAAGATCGTTATTCGCTAGAAACTACTATGACCAGTGTTGCCCAGTTTCACTATACAGACGAACAAATTCGAGCTTGGCTGCGCGGACTCTTAACCATTGCTTGGGCTGACGGGCAATTCGATCCAGAAGAACAAGAATTAATTGCCCAGCTAACCCAAGACGAACTTGCCCCAACTACAGATTTGGGCGATCTCGAACCCATCTCTCCCGCAGAACTCGCTACCGCTTTTGGTAACGATAAAAGCACGGCGGAAAACTTCCTGAGAACAGCAGTCATGATGGCGTTGGCAAATGGAGTCTATTCTGTTGAAGAAGCAGAAGTCATTGATGATTTTCTCGCTGCTTTAGGAGTAGAAATCGAAGCCCTCAAATCCCTCAAACAGACGCTATACGACCCCAGCAAGCACGAACTTGAGGTGGATATTGACGAGACAGCAGATGCCATAACGGGTATCTCGTCGCCGGGACAACCGCCTGTCGATCCCTTGCAACCCGTGCGCGTTTGGCTAGATGATATGGAAGTTGAAGATCCGCGCGTGGCTCGATTTGTCTGTAAAATGATTCCGCCCCAATGTCCTTTTGAACGAGATATTAAACTCTTTGGACGCAAAATCGTTCGCATTCCTCCCATGTGCAAACTCAATCCCCTGTACGAACAGTTAGTGGGTTTGCGCTTCCGTTCTTTGTCCTATTTAGCGGATGATTGCGGCGAAGATGTGACGAAATATTGTTAAAAGAGAGTTTATTGGGATCTATTCGTGGCGGTGGGTTTTGTAAATTTCTAATGGATCTTAAATACCCGCGATCGCGAACTCAAAACCTGCCCGACTCTCCTTTCCTCTTCCTTCCCCTTTATACTTTATGCAATTTATCGATCGCGCGAAAATTGAAGTCATTGCCGGTAATGGAGGTGACGGAATGGTCGCCTTCCGCCGGGAAAAATACGTCCCTGCGGGCGGTCCTGCCGGGGGAAATGGGGGTCGAGGCGGTTCGGTCATCTTAGAAGCAGTGGAGCATCTACAAACCCTCCTAGACTTCAAATACAAGCGCATCTTTAAAGCCGAAGATGGCAAGCGGGGCGGCTCGAACAATTGCACCGGGGCATCGGGACAAGATTTGTGCATTCAAGTTCCCTGCGGCACGATGATTTACGAAGCGGAAACCGAAAACCTATTGGGAGATTTAATCGAACCCGGACAAACGCTGTGCATTGCCAAGGGGGGAACCGGAGGTTTGGGGAACAAGCATTTTTTGAGCAATCGCAATCGCGCGCCCGATTACGCACTTCCCGGAAAGGAAGGGGAACAACACCATTTGCGCTTGGAGTTGAAGTTAATTGCAGAGGTGGGGATTATTGGATTGCCCAACGCGGGAAAATCAACCTTGATTGCTTCCCTATCTGCGGCGCGTCCCAAAATCGCCGACTATCCCTTTACCACCCTCGTGCCGAATTTGGGAGTCGTTCGCAAACCTTCTGGGGATGGCACCGTTTTCGCGGATATTCCGGGATTAATCGCTGGGGCGCACGAAGGCGTGGGGCTGGGACATGACTTTTTGCGCCATATCGAACGGACGCGCCTGTTATTGCATTTAATCGACGCAACCGCAGAAGATCCGATCGCGGACTACCATACCATTGAACGGGAATTAGAAGCCTATGGACGAGGTTTGCGCGATCGTCCTCAAATTCTTGCTCTCAATAAACTCGATGCCGTTGACGCAGAACGCATTAAAGAGATTGCAACCGAACTCGCCCAACTCTCACCCCATCCCCTCTTCAAAATTTCTGCGGTCACTCGTCTCAATTTAGATTCTCTATTACAACAGATTTGGAAAACCCTTGAAGGGAGAGATTCTCTATGATATGAAATTCGTTTGAATCGCCTGAGTTATGGCTGACACGGGGATGGGGAGACGCGGAGACACGGAGACAGGACGGGGAGACGGGGAGACGGGGTGAGGACTGTTCGCTATTTTCCTGAACTATTCCCTGTTCCCTGTTCCCTGTTCCCTGTTCCTAGCCAGGGTTTCAGGGTGTTCACATCAGGCGTGAATTTTTATAGTGGGCAATTTGAAGGATTTGATATGACCTCAATTACGATTTATAGCGCGAGCGCTTGTCCTTACGCCCAACGCAGTCGCATGGTACTGTTGGCAAAAGGAATAGACTTCCAATTGGAAGAAATCGATCTCAATAACAAACCAGAGAATTTTCAAGACATTTCTCCCTACGGAAAAGTCCCAGTCTTAAAGCACCGCGATCGTCGAATCTGGGAATCCGCTATTATCAACGAGTATTTAGAAGAAGTCTTTCCCGAACCACCCTTGTTCCCCTCCGATCCTCAAGACCGTGCTATGGCGCGCATTTGGATCGATTTTGCCAACACTAAATTCGCTCCTGCCTTCTACAAACTTCTCCTCACCCAAGACCCAAAAATCCAACAGGAATGGTCAAAAGAACTCCAAAACCATCTGCACTTCATCGAACGGGAAGCATTCAAAAATGCAGAAACCGGAGCGTTTTGGTTGGGTCAAACCTTGAGCTTAGTCGATATTTCATTCTATCCTTGGTTCGAGCGCTGGTCGGCACTCAGTCACTATCGGAATATTGAAATTCCCCCTTCCTGTACGCGGTTGCACCAATGGCATCAAGCAATGGAAAATTCTCCAATCGTCCAACAAACGCGCCGCGAAGCCAACTTCCACATTCAACAATACGACAAGTATGCAAACGGCACTGCATCCGGCACAACCGCACGAGAAATGCGCCGCTATTGAGCGTAAAATTCATGAACCATAATGCAAACAGCAGCAATCCCAGTGCAATATGCTCTCCTTTTTTCTAGCCTCGGTATTTTGTTGATGGGTGTCAGTTTTCAATGGGGTTCAAAGAGTTGGCTTCTGGGTTGGTTGGGTGCGAATTTTATACTCGTGGGCGCAGCCTACGGCGGTTTAGGCGCAAGGGTTTTGGGGAAACAAAGCAATGGCGCGATCGCGCCTTGGGCATTATTCCTCCTCTTTCCCTTCTTCTCGCTAACTTGGAGCGTTTGGCATCTACAGCGATTTGCGAGTCGCGAACCCTGTGCTTGTCTCATTGCGCCTGGAATTTGGCTGGGACGCAAAGCCTTTGCCAAAGAACTTCCCGATAATATTAGCCTCCTGGTTGACCTTACCGCAGAATTTCCCGAACCTCCACGGGCGATTCTAGGAAAAACCTATCTCTGCTTGCCCACTTTAGATGCTTCTGTCCCTTCCCCCGAAGCCTTTCTTCACCTCGTTCAAATCATTGCTGCTTGGCAAGGCAATGTCTACATCCACTGTGCGCTGGGACGCGGACGTTCTGCAACCGTCGCGGCGGCGGTTCTCATTGAAAAAGGAATCATTCGAGATTGGCAAAATGCAGAGAGATACTTGCAGGAAATTCGCCCTAGCGTTCGCCTGAATCGCGTTCAACGTCACTTTTTGGCACACCTGTAGCTTCTCGAACTTATGAAAATTGACTAACCCTCACCTGTCAACCGAACCCATCACCACGTCAATACTCGCAAGAATCGCCACCAAATCGGCAACCTTAACGCCCTTCAGCAAAAACGGAAGAATTTGTAGATTATTAAAATCCGCCGGACGAATCTTCCACCGCCAAGGAAACACATTATCGTTGCCAATTAAATAAATCCCCAACTCTCCCCGTCCCGCTTCCACGCGGACGTAGTGTTCCCCCGCAGGAATTTTGAAGGTAGGGGAAAGCTTTTTAGCAATGTAATTGTAGTCAAAATCGTTCCACTGGGATTTACGTCCTTCAAGCAAGCGTTTGGCTTCTAAATTCTCGTAAGCACCACCGGGTAGACTTTCACAGGCTTGGCGAACGATTTTGGTCGATTCGCGCATTTCCTTCATCCGCACCCGATACCGCGCCAAACAATCGCCCTCTGTTGCCCAGGCAATCTCCCAGTCAAAATCATCGTAACACTCGTAATGGTCAACCTTGCGCAAATCCCACTTCACTCCCGACGCGCGTAGCATCGGGCCACTCAATCCCCAGTTAATGGCATCATCGCGGGTTATTGTGCCAATTCCTTCAACGCGACGGAGAAAGATGGGATTGTCGGTGACTAACTTTTCGTACTCGTCAATTTTGGGTATAAAGTAATCGCAGAAATCCAAGCATTTATCAACCCAACCGTAGGGTAAATCTGCCGCAACGCCGCCAATACGAAAGTAATTGTTATTGATTAGACGATATCCGGTTGCTGCTTCAAAGAGGTCAAGAATGATTTCCCGTTCCCGCAAGGCATAAAAGAAAGGTGCGTGTCCTCCCAAATCCGAGACAAAAGAGGGGCCAAACCAGAGTAAATGGTTCGTGAGGCGGGTGAGTTCCAACATAATCGTGCGGATGTAGCTGGCGCGTTTGGGAACTTCAATATCGGCGAGTTGTTCCGGTGCATTGACGGTGACGGCTTCGTTGAACATTCCCCCGTAATAGTCCCAACGACTGACGTAGGGGACGTACATCGTGTTGGTGCGGCTTTCGGCTATTTTCTCCATTCCCCGGTGCAAATAACCAATAACGGGTTCGCAGTCTACAATATCTTCGCCATCGAGGGTGACAATAAGGCGGAAACATCCGTGCATGGAAGGATGGTGTGGACCCATGTTAATAATCATGGGGTCGGTGCGGGTTTCAATCTGTGCCATTGCTCGAACCTCTCTGTAATCTGAAAGTGACAATTTGACGCTCCCTCAACCCT is a genomic window containing:
- a CDS encoding response regulator — encoded protein: MPKSIILCVDDEPIVLTSLKEQLKRRFGRQYMYETAQNPVEALQIIEELIEDEIEVSLVIADWLMPDMKGDEFLIQVHEKCPKTVTIMLTGQADTDAVERAKLKANLHRCLSKPWTEDELVAVVLSGLE
- a CDS encoding response regulator, translating into MTIDPLKQTLAKTYRRVPLRAVLTVPLVLQIIGAVSLVGYLSFRNGQRSVEDLANQLMSEVGYRVEQHLDNYLAIPHKINQTNANAIELGILDVSDFPLAGRYFWQQLQVFEPASFIQFGSKQGDFIGAERLKNGAFAIEIKNAQTAPDKYSYAADPQGNITTERLGFKQNYDPRDRPWYKAAQKAQQPTWSEIYQFSTDTAVRLGITAVQPFYDEEGTFQGILGTDIVLSQLGDFLKTIEIGESGHIFIVERDEFLVATSKLSQPFLLDEGKAQRIKATDSDDPSIRSTVEQVQERFGRLSAIDRPQKFSFELARERQFVQIFPLSEGRGIDWLIAIVVPEDNFMERVNTNTRTTILLCLAAALLAILVSLVTARWITKPILRLNDAAKDIAKGEWDKTVTLKRKDELGQLARAFNGMASQLRESFNTLEERVEERTFELAREKEKAEVANQAKSTFLANMSHELRSPLNAILGFTQILLRSPNLNPQEQENVSIILRSGEHLLTLINQVLDLSKIEAGRIALNEKSVDLYRLLDDLEDMFQLRAEEKQLTLDFERDARVPRYIRTDEVKLRQVLINLLNNAVKFTNAGGVMLRVALSGESFEEIQSEQPPVPPNLEETEKQDGGKTVNLHFEVEDTGMGIASEELDCLFEAFVQTQAGKDSQEGTGLGLPISRKFVRLMGGEIDVRSQLERGTMFLFSIRAGVTDARALEERGKIGRRAIALEPNQPRYRILLVDDRATNRQLLVRLLNPFGFELQEAENGKNAIAIWERWKPHLIFMDMRMPVMDGYEATQRIKVTTQGNATAIVALTASVLEEEKAIILSAGCDDFMRKPFRENDIFAVMSKHIGVRYVYEDLAPQETTANGEELDAISPEKISRLPFEWANNLESALRQGDLELIATLVEQIRTEHPQFAKIVTHYAEQFEFDKILDLLAESHQERNYESDTL
- a CDS encoding glutathione S-transferase family protein is translated as MTSITIYSASACPYAQRSRMVLLAKGIDFQLEEIDLNNKPENFQDISPYGKVPVLKHRDRRIWESAIINEYLEEVFPEPPLFPSDPQDRAMARIWIDFANTKFAPAFYKLLLTQDPKIQQEWSKELQNHLHFIEREAFKNAETGAFWLGQTLSLVDISFYPWFERWSALSHYRNIEIPPSCTRLHQWHQAMENSPIVQQTRREANFHIQQYDKYANGTASGTTAREMRRY
- a CDS encoding response regulator, whose protein sequence is MSKRAILCVDDERVVLNSLKEQLKRHFGKQYTIELASSGQEALLILEELQEEQIEIPLVISDEIMPDMKGDELLIRLHAKAPKMLKIMLTGQASADAVGNAVNNANLYRYITKPWDETDLLLTVTEALERYTLDRVIAEQNQTLHKLNASLERKVAERTAQLQQAMKVAEAANVAKSRFIANMSHELRTPLNAIIGFSHILIHDLSLTPKHRDYLGIINRSGEHLLGLINDILSISRIEAGQAILHEVCFDLYRLLDSIYEMLQLKAKDKGLTFDFQCLPDVPQYIQTDEGKLRQILINLLSNAIKFTEKGRVRLQVSTAIIGSQLPSEKPKNDRAQNFQPIHSITFEVEDTGIGIAAQEIEMLFDPFVQTVTGSKAMQGTGLGLAISREFVRLLGGDICVNSQVECGSTFSFEIRAIASNPASVRPPVPYKKVVGLAPNQERYRILIVEDVLENRQLLVQLLKPLGFEVQEAENGKDAIAKWQTWQPQLILMDMHMPLIDGYEATKQIKSKIAQSQEPTPPTAIVALTASVFAEEQAAIFASGCDDFLAKPLQEKLLWEKLAHHLGVRFLYQEESSSSAQSDLQNQQHSNLTLQDLKTMPSEWIAQLHLAAMAVNDRAISQLIQEIPETESTLANALRDLVHDFRLDTILEVTQSAVD
- the obgE gene encoding GTPase ObgE yields the protein MQFIDRAKIEVIAGNGGDGMVAFRREKYVPAGGPAGGNGGRGGSVILEAVEHLQTLLDFKYKRIFKAEDGKRGGSNNCTGASGQDLCIQVPCGTMIYEAETENLLGDLIEPGQTLCIAKGGTGGLGNKHFLSNRNRAPDYALPGKEGEQHHLRLELKLIAEVGIIGLPNAGKSTLIASLSAARPKIADYPFTTLVPNLGVVRKPSGDGTVFADIPGLIAGAHEGVGLGHDFLRHIERTRLLLHLIDATAEDPIADYHTIERELEAYGRGLRDRPQILALNKLDAVDAERIKEIATELAQLSPHPLFKISAVTRLNLDSLLQQIWKTLEGRDSL
- a CDS encoding GtrA family protein — translated: MVRWWAIGLFFTGANIPLLGVMKDVLHIPWLIATLISTEIVTLLRFPLNDRWVFGYPRPTWKRLWQYHVANISSTVIWVSAANLFPLLGIPHLIGAVLATGVSVGWSMMTNFLWVWRKKGTQQASSPKSPKTRELLPKE
- a CDS encoding hybrid sensor histidine kinase/response regulator; amino-acid sequence: MNQTPSESDRPSILVVDDTPENLRLLVNLLTQKGYKVRAVPSGKLALSGIELSRPDLILLDIMMPEMNGYEVCETLKANDSTKNIPVIFISAMSEVLDKIQAFEVGGVDYVTKPFQAEEVLARVELHLDNRNLQKNLEARNQDLAKALEQLTATQNYLIQSEKMAALGQLVAGIAHEINTPLGAIRASSSNIVRALEESLGEFPKLFGRLSEEQQDVFVSLVDEARSRQKNYGTVPPLETRTRKRALTRQLQKYDIEEARYIADTLMDMGIEGEVEPFLSLLQCPDAEEIVQLAYNFLSLQLNNKNITIAVENASKVVFALKRYAHYDHTGDKQVVDIPESLDTVLELYHNQLKQGVAVRRDYRPLPTLWGYPDELNQVWTNLVQNALHAMKGKGTLEICVDCCDSNIAIEFTDSGSGIPPDIQTRIFDPFFTTKSAGEGSGLGLDIAKKIVEKHKGEIAVNSIPGQTTFKILLPVEEKPRDRGK
- a CDS encoding dual specificity protein phosphatase family protein, whose product is MQTAAIPVQYALLFSSLGILLMGVSFQWGSKSWLLGWLGANFILVGAAYGGLGARVLGKQSNGAIAPWALFLLFPFFSLTWSVWHLQRFASREPCACLIAPGIWLGRKAFAKELPDNISLLVDLTAEFPEPPRAILGKTYLCLPTLDASVPSPEAFLHLVQIIAAWQGNVYIHCALGRGRSATVAAAVLIEKGIIRDWQNAERYLQEIRPSVRLNRVQRHFLAHL
- a CDS encoding Mo-dependent nitrogenase C-terminal domain-containing protein codes for the protein MTSVAQFHYTDEQIRAWLRGLLTIAWADGQFDPEEQELIAQLTQDELAPTTDLGDLEPISPAELATAFGNDKSTAENFLRTAVMMALANGVYSVEEAEVIDDFLAALGVEIEALKSLKQTLYDPSKHELEVDIDETADAITGISSPGQPPVDPLQPVRVWLDDMEVEDPRVARFVCKMIPPQCPFERDIKLFGRKIVRIPPMCKLNPLYEQLVGLRFRSLSYLADDCGEDVTKYC